A genome region from Thermomonospora amylolytica includes the following:
- the rplR gene encoding 50S ribosomal protein L18, whose protein sequence is MAAGKTVAARAGSARAKARARRHARVRKKVLGTAERPRLVVTRSTKHMFVQVIDDTKGHTLAYASTMEADLRGADGTKTDKSRRVGALVAERAKAAGIAKVVFDRGGNRYTGRVAAVADGAREGGLEF, encoded by the coding sequence ATGGCAGCAGGCAAGACCGTGGCCGCCAGGGCCGGGTCCGCGCGGGCCAAGGCGCGCGCCCGCCGGCATGCCCGGGTCCGCAAGAAGGTGCTGGGCACCGCCGAGCGCCCGCGCCTGGTCGTGACCCGTTCTACCAAGCACATGTTCGTCCAGGTCATCGATGACACCAAGGGCCACACCCTGGCCTACGCGTCGACCATGGAGGCGGACCTGCGCGGCGCCGACGGGACCAAGACCGACAAGTCCCGCCGGGTGGGCGCGCTGGTGGCCGAGCGGGCCAAGGCGGCCGGCATCGCCAAGGTCGTCTTCGACCGCGGCGGCAACAGGTACACCGGGCGCGTCGCCGCCGTCGCGGACGGCGCCCGCGAGGGGGGCCTGGAGTTCTGA
- the rplN gene encoding 50S ribosomal protein L14 gives MIQQESRLKVADNTGAKEILCIRVLGGSGRRYAGVGDIIVATVKDALPGAGVKKGDVVKAVVVRTRKERRRPDGSYIRFDENAAVLIKDGGDPRGTRIFGPVGRELREKKFMRIISLAPEVL, from the coding sequence GTGATCCAGCAGGAGTCGCGACTCAAGGTCGCCGACAACACGGGTGCCAAGGAGATCCTGTGCATCCGGGTTCTCGGCGGCTCGGGTCGGCGCTACGCGGGAGTCGGCGACATCATCGTCGCGACGGTGAAGGACGCCCTTCCCGGCGCGGGCGTGAAGAAGGGTGACGTCGTCAAGGCCGTCGTCGTGCGCACCCGCAAGGAGCGCCGGCGTCCCGACGGCTCCTACATCCGCTTCGACGAGAACGCGGCCGTCCTGATCAAGGACGGCGGCGACCCGCGGGGCACCCGTATCTTCGGCCCGGTGGGCCGGGAGCTGCGCGAGAAGAAGTTCATGCGAATCATCTCGCTCGCCCCGGAGGTGCTGTAG
- the rplF gene encoding 50S ribosomal protein L6, which translates to MSRIGRLPIAVPSGVDVTIDGQNVTVKGPKGELKHTVAEPIEVKLEDGRILVSRPNDVNTVRALHGLTRSLIANMVEGVTKGYSKTLEIRGVGYTAAAKGNDQLELKLGYSHPITFKAPEGITFRVETVRREQINALIHVDGIDKQKVGEAAANIRKLRKPDVYKGKGVRYQGEQVRKKVGKAGK; encoded by the coding sequence ATGTCTCGTATCGGACGACTGCCGATCGCCGTCCCCAGCGGGGTCGACGTCACCATCGACGGCCAGAACGTCACGGTGAAGGGCCCCAAGGGCGAGCTGAAGCACACCGTCGCCGAGCCCATCGAGGTCAAGCTCGAGGACGGCAGGATCCTGGTCTCGCGGCCCAACGACGTCAACACCGTGCGGGCCCTGCACGGCCTGACCCGGTCGCTCATCGCCAACATGGTGGAGGGCGTCACCAAGGGCTACAGCAAGACCCTGGAGATCCGGGGCGTCGGTTACACCGCCGCCGCCAAGGGCAACGACCAGCTCGAGCTCAAGCTCGGCTACAGCCACCCGATCACCTTCAAGGCGCCGGAGGGCATCACCTTCCGCGTCGAGACCGTCCGGCGCGAGCAGATCAACGCGCTGATCCACGTGGACGGCATCGACAAGCAGAAGGTCGGCGAGGCCGCCGCCAACATCCGCAAGCTGCGCAAGCCCGACGTCTACAAGGGCAAGGGCGTGCGCTACCAGGGCGAGCAGGTCCGCAAGAAGGTCGGAAAGGCTGGTAAGTAG
- the rplV gene encoding 50S ribosomal protein L22, which produces MEARAQARFIRVTPRKARRVVDLIRGLPAAEAQAVLRFAPQAASEPVGKVLASAIANAEHNFNLATDSLVVSRAWVDEGPTLKRFRPRAQGRAYRINKRTSHITVVVESREDAAAGGNGSGRKRRTR; this is translated from the coding sequence ATGGAAGCCAGGGCCCAGGCGCGGTTCATCCGTGTCACGCCCAGGAAGGCCCGCCGCGTGGTGGACCTCATCCGCGGACTTCCCGCCGCGGAGGCTCAGGCGGTGCTGCGGTTCGCCCCCCAGGCTGCGAGCGAGCCGGTGGGCAAGGTGCTGGCGAGCGCCATCGCCAACGCCGAGCACAACTTCAACCTCGCCACGGACTCGCTGGTCGTGAGCCGGGCGTGGGTCGACGAGGGGCCGACGCTCAAGCGCTTCCGGCCTCGCGCGCAGGGCCGGGCGTACCGGATCAACAAGCGCACCAGCCACATCACGGTGGTCGTGGAGTCCCGCGAGGACGCGGCCGCCGGCGGTAACGGCAGCGGCAGGAAGAGGAGGACCCGCTAG
- the rplD gene encoding 50S ribosomal protein L4 has product MTAKLDVELPAEIFDAKTSVPLIHQVVVAQQAAARQGTHATKTRGDVRGGGKKPYRQKGTGRARQGSTRAPQFAGGGTVHGPQPRDYGQRTPKKMKAAALRGALSDRARHGRVHVVDRLVEGDVPKTKVALAALREITQAKRVLVVTHRDDELTWKSLRNEPSVHLLVEDQLNTYDVMVSDDVVFTKAAYDAFIARATKKGGGDK; this is encoded by the coding sequence GTGACCGCCAAGCTCGACGTCGAACTGCCCGCCGAGATCTTCGACGCGAAGACCAGCGTGCCGCTGATCCACCAGGTCGTGGTGGCCCAGCAGGCCGCCGCCCGGCAGGGCACGCACGCCACCAAGACCCGCGGTGACGTCCGCGGCGGCGGCAAGAAGCCCTACCGGCAGAAGGGCACCGGCCGGGCCCGGCAGGGCTCGACCCGCGCGCCGCAGTTCGCCGGCGGTGGCACCGTGCACGGCCCCCAGCCGCGCGACTACGGCCAGCGCACGCCCAAGAAGATGAAGGCCGCCGCGCTGCGCGGCGCCCTGTCCGACCGCGCCCGGCACGGCCGGGTGCACGTGGTCGACCGCCTGGTCGAGGGCGACGTGCCCAAGACCAAGGTGGCGCTGGCCGCGCTGCGCGAGATCACCCAGGCCAAGCGGGTCCTCGTGGTCACCCACCGCGACGACGAGCTGACCTGGAAGAGCCTGCGCAACGAGCCCAGCGTGCACCTGCTGGTGGAGGACCAGCTCAACACCTACGACGTGATGGTGAGCGACGACGTGGTCTTCACCAAGGCCGCCTACGACGCGTTCATCGCACGCGCGACCAAGAAGGGAGGAGGCGACAAGTGA
- the rpmD gene encoding 50S ribosomal protein L30, whose amino-acid sequence MSQLRITQVKSRISEKQNQRDTLRTLGLKRIGDSVVREDSQQVRGMIRTVAHLVTVEEVD is encoded by the coding sequence ATGAGCCAGCTGAGGATCACTCAGGTCAAGTCGCGGATCAGCGAGAAGCAGAACCAGCGTGACACGTTGCGTACCCTGGGCCTGAAGCGGATCGGCGACAGCGTCGTCCGCGAGGACTCCCAGCAGGTGCGCGGCATGATCCGGACGGTGGCGCACCTGGTCACCGTCGAGGAGGTCGACTGA
- the rpsC gene encoding 30S ribosomal protein S3 encodes MGQKINPHGFRLGITTDFKSRWYADKLYSEYVKEDVAIRRMLQKGMERAGISKVEIERTRDRVRVDIHTARPGIVIGRRGAEADRIRGDLEKLTGKQVQLNILEVKNPEIDAQLVAQGVAEQLSSRVAFRRAMRKAIQSAMKSGAKGIKVQCSGRLGGAEMSRSEFYREGQVPLHTLRADIDYGFYEARTTFGRIGVKVWIYKGEAPTSRAEREARAAQQQRSGPGGGGERRGRGERRGGRGGERRGGRGGGRQQQQSPEQQAQPTGESAAPAPSGEGS; translated from the coding sequence GTGGGTCAGAAGATCAACCCGCACGGGTTCCGACTCGGCATCACCACCGACTTCAAGTCCCGGTGGTACGCCGACAAGCTGTACTCCGAGTACGTCAAGGAAGATGTCGCCATCCGGCGCATGCTGCAGAAGGGCATGGAGCGGGCCGGCATCTCCAAGGTCGAGATCGAGCGCACCCGCGACCGCGTCCGGGTGGACATCCACACCGCGCGCCCGGGCATCGTGATCGGCCGGCGCGGCGCCGAGGCCGACCGCATCCGCGGCGACCTGGAGAAGCTGACCGGCAAGCAGGTCCAGCTGAACATCCTCGAGGTCAAGAACCCCGAGATCGACGCCCAGCTGGTCGCCCAGGGCGTGGCCGAGCAGCTGTCCAGCCGGGTGGCGTTCCGCCGGGCGATGCGCAAGGCCATCCAGTCCGCCATGAAGAGCGGCGCCAAGGGCATCAAGGTGCAGTGCAGCGGCCGTCTCGGCGGCGCCGAGATGTCCCGCTCGGAGTTCTACCGCGAGGGCCAGGTCCCGCTGCACACGCTGCGCGCCGACATCGACTACGGGTTCTACGAGGCCCGTACGACGTTCGGCCGGATCGGCGTCAAGGTGTGGATCTACAAGGGCGAGGCCCCGACCAGCCGCGCCGAGCGCGAGGCGCGGGCCGCCCAGCAGCAGCGCTCCGGCCCCGGTGGCGGCGGCGAGCGCCGTGGCCGCGGTGAGCGCCGTGGCGGCCGTGGCGGCGAGCGTCGCGGTGGCCGCGGCGGCGGCCGCCAGCAGCAGCAGAGTCCGGAGCAGCAGGCCCAGCCGACCGGCGAGTCGGCGGCGCCCGCTCCCAGTGGTGAGGGGAGCTGA
- the rplB gene encoding 50S ribosomal protein L2 gives MGIRKYKPTTPGRRGSSVADFVELTRREPEKSLLRPLPKKGGRNNHGRITTRHQGGGHKRAYRLIDFRRADKDGIPAKVAHIEYDPNRTARIALLHYADGEKRYILAPQGLKQGDRVENGPGSDIKPGNCLPLRNIPTGTVVHAIELRPGGGAKLARSAGVGCQLLAKEGKYATLRMPSGEMRMVDVRCRATVGEVGNAEQSNINWGKAGRMRWKGKRPTVRGVAMNPIDHPHGGGEGKTSGGRHPVNPKGKKEGRTRRANKESDRLIVRRRTKKKR, from the coding sequence ATGGGCATCCGTAAGTACAAGCCGACGACCCCGGGTCGCCGCGGCTCCAGCGTCGCCGACTTCGTCGAGCTGACGCGCCGCGAGCCGGAGAAGTCGCTGCTCCGCCCGCTGCCGAAGAAGGGCGGGCGCAACAACCACGGTCGCATCACCACCCGGCACCAGGGCGGCGGCCACAAGCGGGCGTACCGGCTGATCGACTTCCGCCGCGCCGACAAGGACGGCATCCCGGCGAAGGTCGCGCACATCGAGTACGACCCCAACCGCACCGCCCGGATCGCGCTGCTGCACTACGCCGACGGGGAGAAGCGCTACATCCTCGCCCCGCAGGGCCTCAAGCAGGGCGACCGCGTCGAGAACGGGCCGGGCTCGGACATCAAGCCGGGCAACTGCCTGCCGCTGCGCAACATCCCGACCGGTACGGTCGTGCACGCCATCGAGCTGCGCCCCGGCGGCGGCGCCAAGCTGGCCCGCTCCGCCGGCGTCGGCTGCCAGCTGCTGGCCAAGGAGGGCAAGTACGCCACGCTGCGCATGCCCTCCGGCGAGATGCGGATGGTGGACGTGCGCTGCCGGGCCACGGTCGGCGAGGTCGGCAACGCCGAGCAGTCCAACATCAACTGGGGCAAGGCCGGCCGGATGCGCTGGAAGGGCAAGCGCCCGACCGTCCGCGGTGTGGCCATGAACCCCATCGACCACCCGCACGGTGGTGGTGAGGGCAAGACCTCCGGTGGCCGTCACCCGGTCAACCCCAAGGGCAAGAAGGAAGGCCGTACCCGCCGGGCGAACAAGGAAAGCGACCGGCTGATCGTCCGTCGTCGCACCAAGAAGAAGCGGTAG
- the rplE gene encoding 50S ribosomal protein L5, translating into MTETLTERPVPQPRLKLRYREEVRASLQEQFGYANVMQVPGLVKIVVNMGVGEAAKDAKLIEGAVRDLTLITGQKPSINRAKKSIAQFKLREGMPIGAHVTLRGDRMWEFLDRLLTLALPRIRDFRGLSPKQFDGNGNYTFGLTEQVMFHEVDPDKVDRQRGMDITVVTSAKTDDEGRALLRALGFPFKEN; encoded by the coding sequence ATGACCGAGACACTCACCGAGCGGCCGGTGCCGCAGCCGCGGCTCAAGCTCCGCTACCGCGAGGAGGTCCGCGCCTCCCTGCAGGAGCAGTTCGGCTACGCCAACGTCATGCAGGTCCCCGGTCTGGTGAAGATCGTGGTGAACATGGGCGTGGGCGAGGCGGCCAAGGACGCCAAGCTGATCGAGGGCGCGGTCCGCGACCTGACCCTGATCACCGGTCAGAAGCCCAGCATCAACCGGGCCAAGAAGTCCATCGCCCAGTTCAAGCTGCGCGAGGGCATGCCGATCGGCGCGCACGTGACGCTGCGCGGCGACCGGATGTGGGAGTTCCTGGACCGGCTGCTGACGCTGGCGCTGCCGCGGATCCGCGACTTCCGCGGGCTGTCGCCCAAGCAGTTCGACGGCAACGGCAACTACACCTTCGGGCTGACCGAGCAGGTCATGTTCCACGAGGTGGACCCCGACAAGGTGGACCGCCAGCGCGGCATGGACATCACCGTCGTGACGTCCGCCAAGACCGACGACGAGGGCCGGGCGCTCCTGCGGGCCCTGGGCTTCCCCTTCAAGGAGAACTGA
- the rpsH gene encoding 30S ribosomal protein S8: MTMTDPIADMLTRLRNANAAYHDSVSMPYSKIKAHIAEILQQEGYISAWHVEDAEVGKKLVIDLKFGPTRERSIAGIKRVSKPGLRVYAKKDNLPKVLGGLGVAIISTSSGLMTDKQASKRGVGGEVLAYVW; the protein is encoded by the coding sequence ATGACGATGACCGACCCGATCGCAGACATGCTGACACGTCTGCGGAACGCGAACGCGGCGTACCACGACAGCGTGAGCATGCCGTACTCGAAGATCAAGGCGCACATCGCCGAGATCCTCCAGCAGGAGGGCTACATCTCCGCCTGGCATGTGGAGGACGCCGAGGTCGGCAAGAAGCTCGTGATCGACCTGAAGTTCGGCCCGACCCGGGAGCGTTCGATCGCCGGGATCAAGCGGGTCTCCAAGCCGGGTCTGCGGGTGTACGCCAAGAAGGACAACCTGCCGAAGGTGCTCGGCGGGCTGGGCGTGGCGATCATCTCCACGTCCTCCGGCCTGATGACCGACAAGCAGGCAAGCAAGCGCGGCGTGGGCGGCGAAGTCCTCGCCTACGTGTGGTGA
- the rplP gene encoding 50S ribosomal protein L16, producing MLIPRKVKHRKQHHPKRKGMSKGGTKVTFGDFGIQAVEGAYVTNRQIESARIAMTRHIKRGGKVWINIFPDRPLTKKPAETRMGSGKGSPEWWVANVKPGRVMFEISYPNEAIAREALTRAIHKLPMKCKIVKREVGES from the coding sequence ATGCTGATCCCTCGCAAGGTCAAGCACCGTAAGCAGCACCACCCCAAGCGCAAGGGGATGTCCAAGGGCGGCACCAAGGTCACCTTCGGTGACTTCGGGATCCAGGCCGTCGAGGGCGCGTACGTGACCAACCGGCAGATCGAGTCGGCGCGTATCGCGATGACCCGGCACATCAAGCGCGGCGGCAAGGTGTGGATCAACATCTTCCCGGACCGTCCGCTGACCAAGAAGCCGGCCGAGACCCGGATGGGTTCCGGCAAGGGCTCGCCGGAGTGGTGGGTCGCCAACGTCAAGCCCGGCCGGGTGATGTTCGAGATCTCGTACCCCAACGAGGCCATCGCCCGCGAGGCCCTGACCCGCGCGATCCACAAGCTTCCGATGAAGTGCAAGATCGTCAAGCGAGAGGTGGGTGAGTCCTGA
- the rpmC gene encoding 50S ribosomal protein L29, which translates to MAKGLTADELRTEPEDVLVTKLKEAKEELFNLRFQAATGQLDNHGRLRQVKREIARIYTVMRERELGIVTVAEEPEAQEDVKSND; encoded by the coding sequence ATGGCCAAGGGTCTTACCGCCGACGAGCTGCGGACCGAGCCCGAGGACGTGCTGGTGACCAAGCTGAAGGAGGCCAAGGAGGAGCTGTTCAACCTCCGCTTCCAGGCCGCCACCGGTCAGCTGGACAACCACGGGCGGCTGCGCCAGGTCAAGCGCGAGATCGCTCGGATCTACACCGTGATGCGCGAGCGCGAACTCGGCATCGTGACGGTCGCCGAGGAGCCCGAGGCGCAGGAGGACGTGAAGAGCAATGACTGA
- the rplX gene encoding 50S ribosomal protein L24: MKIKKGDEVIVIAGKDKGATGKVIHADPRRQRVTVEGVNLIKKNTKADPQGKGGGVITREAPLHVSNVALVEDGKPVRVGYKINEDGTKVRISRRTGKEI; encoded by the coding sequence ATGAAGATCAAGAAGGGCGATGAGGTCATCGTCATCGCCGGCAAGGACAAGGGCGCGACCGGCAAGGTCATCCACGCCGACCCGCGTCGCCAGCGGGTGACCGTCGAAGGCGTCAACCTCATCAAGAAGAACACCAAGGCCGACCCGCAGGGCAAGGGCGGCGGGGTCATCACCCGCGAGGCGCCGCTGCACGTCAGCAACGTGGCGCTGGTGGAGGACGGCAAGCCGGTCCGGGTCGGCTACAAGATCAACGAGGACGGCACGAAGGTCCGGATCTCGCGCCGTACCGGCAAGGAGATCTGA
- the rpsE gene encoding 30S ribosomal protein S5 produces the protein MAAQRRGGGQGGDRRDRRDDRRGGADKGQSYIERVVAINRVAKVVKGGRRFSFTALVVVGDGNGTVGVGYGKAKEVPAAIAKGVEEAKKHFFKVPRIQGTIPHTVQGEEAAGVVLLRPASPGTGVIAGGPVRAVLECAGIHDVLSKSLGSSNAINIVHATVAALKQLSRPEEIAAKRGLPLEDVAPAAMLRARAAGSEPRAEVAAS, from the coding sequence ATGGCAGCGCAGAGGCGCGGTGGCGGTCAGGGTGGCGACCGTCGCGACCGGCGCGACGACCGCCGCGGTGGCGCCGACAAGGGACAGTCGTACATCGAGCGCGTCGTAGCGATCAACCGCGTCGCGAAGGTCGTCAAGGGTGGTCGGCGCTTCAGCTTCACCGCCCTGGTGGTCGTCGGTGACGGCAACGGAACGGTCGGCGTCGGATACGGCAAGGCCAAGGAGGTGCCCGCGGCGATCGCCAAGGGCGTCGAGGAGGCCAAGAAGCACTTCTTCAAGGTGCCGCGGATCCAGGGCACCATCCCGCACACCGTGCAGGGCGAGGAGGCGGCCGGCGTGGTGCTGCTGCGCCCGGCCAGCCCCGGTACCGGCGTCATCGCCGGCGGCCCGGTGCGCGCGGTGCTGGAGTGCGCGGGCATCCACGACGTGCTGAGCAAGTCGCTGGGCAGCTCGAACGCGATCAACATCGTGCACGCCACGGTGGCGGCGCTCAAGCAGCTGAGCCGTCCGGAGGAGATCGCCGCCAAGCGCGGTCTGCCGCTGGAGGACGTGGCTCCGGCCGCGATGCTGCGGGCCCGTGCCGCCGGCAGCGAGCCGCGTGCGGAGGTGGCCGCGTCATGA
- the rpsQ gene encoding 30S ribosomal protein S17 has protein sequence MTEQTEGTKRPSRKIAEGLVVSDKMDKTVVVAVEDRVKHRKYHKVIRRTTKYKAHDENNECGIGDRVRLMETRPLSATKRWRVVEILEKAK, from the coding sequence ATGACTGAGCAGACCGAGGGCACCAAGCGGCCCAGCCGCAAGATCGCCGAGGGCCTCGTGGTCAGCGACAAGATGGACAAGACCGTCGTCGTGGCCGTCGAGGACCGGGTCAAGCACCGCAAGTACCACAAGGTCATCCGTCGGACGACCAAGTACAAGGCGCACGACGAGAACAACGAGTGCGGCATCGGCGACCGCGTCCGGCTCATGGAGACCCGGCCGCTGTCGGCCACCAAGCGGTGGCGTGTGGTCGAGATTCTCGAGAAGGCCAAGTAA
- the rpsS gene encoding 30S ribosomal protein S19: protein MPRSLKKGPFVDDHLMKKVEAQNEKGTKNVIKTWSRRSMIVPEMIGHTIAVHDGRKHVPVFITDAMVGHKLGEFAPTRTFRSHVKEDRRSRRG from the coding sequence ATGCCACGTAGCCTGAAGAAGGGCCCGTTCGTGGACGACCACCTCATGAAGAAGGTGGAAGCGCAGAACGAGAAGGGCACCAAGAACGTCATCAAGACGTGGTCGCGGCGGTCCATGATCGTCCCCGAGATGATCGGCCACACCATCGCCGTCCACGACGGCCGCAAGCACGTGCCGGTGTTCATCACCGACGCCATGGTGGGTCACAAGCTGGGTGAGTTCGCCCCCACGCGGACGTTCCGCAGCCACGTCAAGGAAGACCGCCGCAGCCGTCGGGGCTGA
- a CDS encoding type Z 30S ribosomal protein S14 gives MAKKALIAKAARKPKFKVRAYTRCSRCGRPRSVYRKFGLCRVCFREMAHRGELPGITKSSW, from the coding sequence ATGGCGAAGAAGGCGCTGATCGCCAAGGCCGCCCGCAAGCCCAAGTTCAAGGTGCGCGCCTACACCAGGTGCTCGCGCTGCGGGCGTCCGCGCTCCGTCTACCGCAAGTTCGGCCTGTGCCGGGTCTGCTTCCGGGAGATGGCGCACCGGGGCGAGCTGCCCGGCATCACCAAGTCGAGCTGGTAA
- the rplW gene encoding 50S ribosomal protein L23 produces MSKIADPRDIIIAPVVSEKSYGLLDENKYTFIVRPDANKVQIRQAVEEVFGVKVTSVNTINRKGKRKRTRFGYGKRKDTKRAVVALAEGDRIDIFGGPTA; encoded by the coding sequence GTGAGCAAGATCGCCGACCCCCGGGACATCATCATCGCGCCGGTCGTCTCGGAGAAGAGCTACGGCCTGCTGGACGAGAACAAGTACACGTTCATCGTCCGGCCGGACGCCAACAAGGTCCAGATCCGCCAGGCGGTGGAGGAGGTGTTCGGGGTCAAGGTGACCTCCGTCAACACCATCAACCGCAAGGGCAAGCGCAAGCGGACCCGGTTCGGCTACGGCAAGCGCAAGGACACCAAGCGCGCCGTCGTCGCACTGGCCGAGGGCGACCGGATCGACATCTTCGGCGGACCCACCGCCTGA